A part of Gossypium hirsutum isolate 1008001.06 chromosome A07, Gossypium_hirsutum_v2.1, whole genome shotgun sequence genomic DNA contains:
- the LOC107926545 gene encoding kinetochore protein NUF2 homolog, which produces MSSFDYPILSRSDIISILAESQIAAVTDNDFKNIKPDFVSNLYTCLLIYLDALNEEDQGQVEFSALEQIENPDLLIGSFQVMNLYSRLRDVMASLNCPMQFNLRDLIKPDPRRTEHFLSGILNFCLYKETKLNLLRPIVEELALLDDQRKEWEAKISQLNAEIAGYSEARERELPLIQEVESKVKELREMIAGLNSNQMSLRTSFRNLKEKTGQMDEKISKAEFDLVQSVQENANLRSKIVQSPDKLQRALEEKKLARDEAKNAERSAIQSFQEKTATVEVYSKALKKMSKHFAMMQAIHEQVNSAKSVEKECKGLKAKLSDDVVLDKSLEAKLIEREGKVGQLEEHKRQLQKERDLKFEESTKHLNSVKSEVLSKRCELEARQKKVEDVVAEVDSITIKTSMVRESGAAKVQQLISKCEEIVKQFQQSSSSIGLLLPVDGNGTKTTFD; this is translated from the exons ATGTCGTCTTTCGATTACCCTATACTCTCACGTAGTGACATAATTTCAATCCTGGCGGAGTCACAGATCGCTGCCGTCACTGACAACGATTTCAAGAATATCAAACCCGATTTCGTCTCTAATCTTTACACATGCCTCCTTATCTACCTTGATGCTCTCAACGA GGAAGACCAAGGGCAAGTTGAGTTTTCAGCATTGGAGCAAATTGAGAACCCAGATCTTCTAATTGGGTCATTCCAGGTTATGAATTTGTATAGCAGACTAAGAGATGTGATGGCTTCTCTTAATTGTCCGATGCAATTTAACCTTAGGGATTTGATCAAACCTGATCCACGTCGGACCGAGCATTTCCTCAGCGGAATCCTCAATTTTTGTCTTTATAA AGAAACAAAATTGAATCTTCTAAGACCGATTGTAGAGGAACTGGCCCTTCTAGATGATCAGCGGAAGGAGTGGGAGGCTAAGATTTCTCAG TTGAATGCAGAGATTGCAGGTTACAGTGAAGCAAGAGAAAGGGAGTTGCCACTAATTCAAGAGGTAGAATCAAAAGTTAAAGAATTGCGAGAGATGATTGCTGGCCTCAACAGTAACCAGATGTCACTGAGAACTTCTTTTCGGAATTTGAAGGAGAAGACTGGGCAAATGGATGAGAAG ATTTCGAAGGCTGAGTTTGACCTGGTTCAAAGTGTTCAAGAAAATGCAAATCTGCGTTCAAAAATAGTTCAGTCACCAGATAAACTACAG AGAGCTTTAGAGGAGAAGAAATTAGCTCGAGATGAGGCAAAGAATGCTGAAAGGTCAGCTATTCAGTCATTTCAGGAGAAAACTGCCACGGTTGAGGTCTACAGCAAG GCTCTAAAGAAAATGTCGAAGCACTTTGCCATGATGCAAGCTATACATGAACAG GTGAACTCTGCAAAATCAGTTGAAAAAGAATGCAAGGGTTTGAAAGCTAAGTTAAGTGATGATGTTGTGTTAGACAAGTCACTTGAAGCTAAACTAATTGAACGGGAAGGAAAAG TTGGACAATTGGAAGAACACAAAAGGCAGTTACAAAAAGAAAGAGATCTCAAGTTTGAGGAATCTACCAAACATTTGAACAGTGTGAAGTCGGAGGTGTTGTCTAAGCGGTGTGAGCTGGAAGCAAGgcagaagaaggttgaagatgtgGTAGCAGAG GTGGACTCCATAACGATAAAGACCAGTATGGTAAGAGAATCTGGAGCTGCTAAAGTTCAGCAATTGATTAGTAAGTGTGAAGAGATTGTAAAACAG TTTCAACAA